In the Pseudomonadota bacterium genome, one interval contains:
- a CDS encoding IS110 family transposase: MPKKKSKAKKTASLPSLPLIHPNAAGIDVGAKEHVVAVPADRDPEPVRTFAAFTPDLQRLADWLKQCNVETVALESTGIYWIALYEILEEAGLEVRVVNARHVKNVPGRTKSDVLDCQWLQKLHSFGLLSGSFRPDAQIRKLRTFMRLRDNLVVASTQAVHHMQKALFEMNVQLTNVLSDLVGESGLRIVEAILAGERDPGALSGLCSTRIKASRETVAKSLHGNWREELLFALRVGLESYRFAQGKILECDQAIEGHLAQFEERAALEKPATSLKAQLERICGVDLTRIPGIKEQATQIIISEVGLDMTRWNTEKQFSSFLGLCPNHSISGGKVLRRSTRKVYNRAADALRLCAQSLTHSKSALGAKYRRLKGRLGAPKAIVAMAHHLARLVYRMLRYGREYVEKGIAQYEMKFRVQRLQWLRREAQSLEMELLPA; encoded by the coding sequence ATGCCAAAAAAAAAGTCCAAAGCCAAGAAAACTGCCAGTTTGCCGAGTCTGCCCCTCATCCATCCTAACGCCGCGGGAATCGACGTGGGCGCTAAAGAGCACGTGGTCGCGGTGCCCGCGGATCGGGACCCAGAGCCGGTGCGAACTTTTGCCGCCTTTACGCCGGATCTGCAGCGTTTGGCCGACTGGCTCAAGCAATGCAATGTGGAGACGGTGGCGCTGGAATCGACCGGCATTTACTGGATCGCCCTCTACGAGATCCTCGAGGAGGCGGGTCTGGAAGTGCGGGTGGTCAATGCCCGGCATGTCAAGAATGTGCCGGGCCGCACCAAGAGCGACGTGCTCGATTGCCAATGGCTGCAGAAGCTCCACAGCTTCGGGCTCTTGAGTGGATCGTTTCGTCCCGATGCGCAGATTCGCAAGCTGCGCACTTTCATGCGGCTGCGCGATAATCTGGTGGTCGCTTCCACGCAAGCGGTTCACCACATGCAGAAGGCGCTCTTTGAGATGAACGTGCAGTTAACTAACGTCCTTAGCGATCTTGTCGGAGAAAGCGGGTTGCGCATCGTGGAGGCGATCCTCGCTGGAGAACGCGATCCGGGGGCGCTGTCGGGTTTGTGCAGCACGCGGATCAAGGCCTCGCGAGAAACCGTGGCCAAGAGCCTGCATGGCAACTGGCGCGAGGAGCTTCTCTTCGCGTTGCGCGTGGGGCTGGAAAGTTATCGTTTCGCGCAGGGCAAGATCCTGGAATGCGACCAGGCCATTGAGGGCCACCTCGCGCAATTTGAAGAGCGAGCGGCGCTCGAAAAGCCTGCCACGAGCTTGAAAGCTCAACTCGAGCGCATCTGCGGAGTGGATCTGACCAGGATCCCCGGCATCAAAGAACAAGCCACGCAGATCATCATCTCGGAGGTTGGGCTGGATATGACGCGCTGGAACACGGAGAAGCAGTTCAGTTCGTTTCTGGGGCTGTGCCCGAATCACTCCATCAGCGGCGGCAAAGTGCTGCGCCGCTCGACGCGCAAAGTCTACAACCGTGCCGCTGATGCGCTGCGTCTTTGCGCGCAGAGTCTCACCCACAGCAAGAGCGCGCTCGGAGCCAAGTACCGCCGACTCAAAGGCCGGCTGGGCGCACCGAAAGCGATCGTCGCGATGGCCCATCACCTCGCCCGTCTGGTCTATCGCATGCTGCGCTACGGGCGAGAGTATGTGGAAAAAGGGATTGCCCAATACGAGATGAAGTTCCGCGTTCAGCGCCTCCAATGGCTCAGGCGCGAAGCCCAATCATTGGAGATGGAACTTCTTCCCGCCTAG